The genomic window TCacctgaagctaatatgaggcctCAGCAATGTTTTGATCCTAACGGTCCAGCCAGGGACCTGTGTTGTCATTTTCCATCTCTTGTTCCCctattttctgtcatctctctgtTGACATCTGTCTAACAAAGGCATGAAAATGTCCCCAAAATAagttaacaattattttcattatcagttaatctgacaaattttttcttgattaatggttttgtctataaaatgtcagaaagtagtagaaaatgtctgttgtaatttcccagagtcaaagttGACATCTTCATATGTccaaccaaaagtccaaaacccaaaaataatTAGTTGTATGGCAAAGAAAATCATtgaatcttcacatttgagaagctgaaaccagctaatctttaaatttttctttgtgttcactgaaaatctgattttaaggggtaGAACTGTAAGCTCAATTTGTGGCATCACAACTtgtttggaagccaatcatggtccagtttACAACTAACacgtgtgatgtggaaacttgaaggctccaatacacaaacactgagaatggactttacagtgaagtaggagacatcttgtgtccagctgttaaacttcTGATATGTAATATaattgcatattcatagattgtGGCATtgttaatgagggagaaggaaaagatgccattttaaggatacatttttgtggaaaaaacccatgtcagacacacattacTGTTCCAAGctggcaaaacaaaataaatgaacatgCACTCCTAAATCATGTACCCACTCATGGGAACAAAAGGCACTCCTTATGTCTCATATTCCACTGATTTCCACTGAAATCTGCTCAGGGCAAAAGCATCATCTCgaaaatgtaattgttttatttgtatgtacAATGGAGACATTGtgttaaaacacataaaaatacaaaaaaaaactaaatgatatgTGTTGGCAAAAAATATTGTGTTCTTACAGTCTCCCATTGGTTTAAATAAAAGGTGAGTAAAAGACTTTTGAAAAAGAGTCAAAGACAATTACAgactaaaaggaaaaaaatgaaataatgttatTTGGCACagacagtgagatgtttttttcaaagacAGGGACCTTTATATTGGATGGTATATTGGCAACAAGAAGTACAAGAGTAAGGTCAATGAGACCTTTAAAGACCAAGTAGAATGTGACTCAAGGTCTgaaaattaattgaataaaGGTTTGTAAACCATCAGAAGAAGACTATCAGGTACATACAGATGCCGTGAAACGTTTTATTACTGTGaataatgtgatgtaatgtacTGTTCTTCAGGTGAGGAAGGACCTGCAGATGCTGAGTGCCAGGGGTGACAGGCTGTGGAAGGCAGTCAGAGATCTGCAGAAGGGGCTGGAGGATCTGGAGACGGAGCAGGGGGCCATGCAACACCGGATAAGCCGGATCCTCCAGGGCATTAAGAGCATGACTGAGCCGAGGTCAGGGGGTCAAAGGCAGCTCGACATTAGCTCCATGAAGGTAAGGGCGGAAAAAAATCAGAACTGACTGTAAATAAGCAGGAATTTGTCTGACTTACATTTGCTGTGTTAAACTAGTGTAGAATTTACTTTGGATAGTATGATTGCAGGTGAAAGGAAGGAAATGACGGTTTTCTTGCTTGCTTGTCTGAAacttcaaatattaaatataatgatCGAATATAAAGTAAcaattttttgttatttgttgtagTTGCTGTGCTGTAGTAGCTACACATTTGTCAGTGGAAGTAACAGATTTGACCATCTCTTCCCTTTTATATCTTTGATGTGTTACAGCTGATCATCGATAAACAGGCGGTACGGCTCGCCAGGCTGACCTCTGAGGTTTCAGCCCGAGACAGAATGATTGACAGGCGCCTGCAGCAGATTGAAAACCTGGAGAAACAGGTATGTTCAGCATTAATGTTTTCAAGCTTACTTCTTTGTTTTAACTTGATACACTGTGTGCGCTTAATTTTGGATGTTGCcttatctgtctcttttttctctctccttctcttttgtTCCTTCTGTAAAGCAAAAATTCTATATGAATaaagtttaaatgtttaatccaAAATGATTGTAAAATGTCCTACACACCTTAGAATGTTTCACATCATCCATGTTAATAGTGGCagtattactgttattattagtgGTAGAAGTTGACATATTTGTATTATGTTATATTACAGTTATCACTTAGATCATTAGATGTGCAGCTAATTATAGAAATAATTTGAAGTTAAATACAGAGCTTTAATAGAGGTGGTGGGTTGTGTTCACACTATGGTATGTTGTAGTTGTCTATGGCTTTACAATAACACATCTTTACAGTATTTCTGACCTGTCCCTGTGTGTTTACTTCAGGTGTCTAAGAGCCTCCCAGCAGTACTGAGGGCAGATTCTGACTCCGACTGTCCGATGAGCACAGCTGCATCAACACAGCGGCTATGAGCGAATCCACTCATGAGCTGCAAtgaagaagattttttttttttttttttttaaagctgacaaaacaaactgCTCTGACTCTCACAAATGGATGTGCCGCAATCAAGTCGTCATGTGTGTCTAgttattttgtgtgttgttcTCAGCGAGCTGTGCCTCTGctcagaaataaaaatgttcctgTTTCTGAGTCATCGTGTTGTGGCTCTGACTTCCACAATATTGTGGTTGACAATGGTGTAAAACGCCATGTGAAGATATTTTACTCATACACACCCAAATAAACAGGCACTCGCTGGAGTCAGAGGAACCTTCAGACTAACAGCAGTGTGGAGGTCTATCACCTAAAAACAAATACTCTAAAGTTATAGTTAGAGTATAAGTTATAAGCACATTTTACACTTTTGGAGCATTTAGGTTCTTTATGGGATTACTGGGTATCATCTAATAATCATTGTCAAAATTAGAactaatttatgtttttatgtgtaattaaTTCAAATTGATTGTTTGATGATTGGGATGTACTGTACACTCAAGTCATATCTaccatgaaaaaaatacagtaatatcAATTATGAAAGTggtttgtaaaaatgttgagTACTGTCCAGTAAAGACAGTGGAATATTCTGTTAGCAGGTTACAACAATATATATTCTGTGTTTATACAAGTAATTCATGTTGTTCTTC from Thunnus maccoyii chromosome 19, fThuMac1.1, whole genome shotgun sequence includes these protein-coding regions:
- the LOC121886026 gene encoding uncharacterized protein LOC121886026, whose translation is MKSWSMRVSQVLQLSFMLVGLCQARRDHPPGNPSRSQEAGEVPVSQLKVLSLGLAHLLQGVEENAGQLERQGEHVAAELDGATRSLESLRKQSLKTGRTHKQVRKDLQMLSARGDRLWKAVRDLQKGLEDLETEQGAMQHRISRILQGIKSMTEPRSGGQRQLDISSMKLIIDKQAVRLARLTSEVSARDRMIDRRLQQIENLEKQVSKSLPAVLRADSDSDCPMSTAASTQRL